In a genomic window of Methanogenium sp. S4BF:
- a CDS encoding transcriptional regulator FilR1 domain-containing protein — translation METLEIFNTYQDGIQKLFRSRLLLQIMISLGEGEKTLGELREVTSTTSQTLLPKIRFLEEVHYIHHHDDAYHLTPQGNVISSQVQGHIRTGYLFSKNPSFWSSHYLEALPAPFLRDIGDLCNATVVETSNTDIFSVLECFFEMIENAERICVVSSFMSHAHADALIAKVKEGVPVEMVVNTEIAEELRKEPFLSKIKQIEKYNHFRVYVAPTPLYIGLTVTNATLSFGLCRNDDLKYDISSDLIGTDSLALAWGERLFSYYREISEEFTLI, via the coding sequence ATGGAGACCCTTGAGATTTTCAATACCTATCAGGATGGTATCCAGAAGCTGTTTCGGTCACGGCTGCTGCTGCAGATCATGATCTCACTGGGCGAAGGGGAAAAAACCCTTGGGGAGCTCCGTGAGGTGACCAGCACTACTTCACAGACACTCCTCCCGAAGATCCGGTTTCTGGAGGAAGTGCATTATATCCACCACCATGACGACGCCTATCATCTGACCCCCCAGGGAAATGTCATTTCATCACAAGTGCAGGGTCATATCAGAACGGGATACCTTTTCAGCAAAAATCCGTCATTCTGGTCGTCACACTATCTGGAAGCACTTCCGGCTCCTTTCCTGCGTGATATCGGAGACCTCTGCAATGCCACGGTGGTTGAAACCAGCAATACGGATATTTTCTCTGTTCTCGAGTGTTTTTTTGAGATGATTGAAAACGCCGAACGGATATGTGTCGTCTCCTCTTTCATGAGCCACGCCCATGCCGATGCTCTCATTGCAAAGGTGAAGGAAGGCGTGCCTGTGGAGATGGTGGTGAACACTGAGATCGCTGAAGAGCTCAGGAAGGAACCGTTCCTGAGTAAAATCAAACAGATTGAAAAGTATAATCACTTCAGGGTATATGTGGCACCCACACCCCTTTATATCGGGTTGACGGTGACCAATGCAACCCTCTCTTTCGGCCTGTGCAGGAATGACGATCTCAAATACGACATATCAAGCGACCTCATTGGCACCGACAGTCTGGCCCTTGCCTGGGGTGAGCGCCTCTTTTCGTATTACCGGGAAATATCAGAAGAATTTACCCTCATATGA
- a CDS encoding UbiA family prenyltransferase, whose product MFKYEHTPGNIDLKLRVVFDNFLYSSLYLCIAAVSMVYLSSVFQDIPLSLPACLIIFLVTFSVYNLNRKTDEDEDAINHSRRYAFTKKYAKILMDLSIATYVVAFLIAGIYGIAAVAITAIPLINGVLYSIPFLPHGFRYRRLKDIPFVKNFIVGLAWALPIALLPVACSGCPPGEMTIAVGFLFFLLSFIDSTVFDIRDVKGDAETGVQTIPVILGIQRTRILLSVMNGMGIGIILVLCSGWLTPVETAILAGIAIYIQGYILFFNGADLSRILYDLIADGQYLLLGGLMYISTVCIA is encoded by the coding sequence ATGTTCAAATATGAGCATACCCCCGGAAACATTGACCTGAAACTTCGGGTAGTGTTTGACAACTTTTTGTACAGCTCGTTGTATCTCTGCATTGCCGCCGTGTCAATGGTATATCTGTCATCTGTATTTCAGGACATACCGCTGTCATTGCCGGCATGCCTCATCATATTCCTCGTGACCTTTTCGGTGTACAACCTGAACCGGAAAACAGACGAAGATGAAGATGCAATCAACCATTCCAGACGCTATGCATTCACGAAAAAATATGCAAAGATTCTCATGGATTTATCCATTGCGACATACGTTGTTGCATTTCTGATTGCGGGAATATACGGAATTGCAGCGGTGGCGATCACAGCCATACCCCTCATAAACGGAGTTCTGTACAGCATTCCGTTTCTGCCCCATGGATTCAGGTATCGTCGCCTGAAGGACATCCCTTTTGTGAAAAACTTCATTGTGGGACTTGCATGGGCTCTTCCGATTGCACTTCTGCCGGTTGCCTGCAGCGGATGTCCCCCTGGCGAGATGACAATTGCGGTTGGGTTCTTGTTCTTTCTCCTTTCATTTATCGATTCGACGGTTTTTGACATACGGGATGTAAAGGGGGATGCCGAAACAGGTGTTCAGACCATCCCCGTTATCCTTGGGATACAGAGAACCAGAATCCTCCTGTCGGTGATGAACGGCATGGGTATCGGGATTATTCTCGTCCTTTGCAGCGGCTGGCTAACACCAGTTGAAACGGCAATCCTCGCCGGTATCGCGATTTATATCCAGGGATACATTCTTTTCTTTAACGGAGCCGATCTCAGCAGGATACTCTATGATCTCATTGCAGACGGCCAGTATCTGCTCCTTGGAGGACTGATGTACATCTCTACAGTATGTATTGCATAA
- a CDS encoding FHA domain-containing protein yields the protein MMTRTVVLSEDPEFLAELSEYLEVLSSPTRLKILRAIERRPMEIREIASEIETSYENTKKHLNKLTATGIIKKEAGLGRETAKGVHPVWKFSLQPGGLESVITSLGVFSSGAVPAGFGDVASRVRTVKSILTGGEALPMLLLTLGEEDGRVFPLNSDTIALGREDLPNEARYTPATDIILPASYAAVSRVSRPHARLSRTGEQWRLEDCGSTGQTMVNGVPLGRGEKRPVIGGDIIDLANGVGSARFVVIGPDSDEG from the coding sequence ATGATGACCCGAACAGTTGTACTCTCGGAAGACCCGGAATTTCTCGCTGAACTCTCCGAGTACCTTGAGGTTCTTTCCAGTCCGACACGCCTGAAGATCCTCCGGGCTATCGAGCGCCGTCCGATGGAGATCCGTGAAATCGCATCAGAGATTGAAACCAGCTACGAGAATACAAAAAAGCACCTGAACAAACTTACCGCAACGGGCATCATCAAAAAGGAGGCAGGTCTCGGACGTGAGACGGCCAAAGGGGTTCACCCGGTCTGGAAGTTTTCGCTGCAGCCGGGAGGGCTTGAATCGGTCATCACGAGTCTGGGGGTGTTCTCCTCCGGTGCGGTTCCGGCCGGGTTTGGGGATGTTGCATCCCGCGTCAGGACCGTCAAATCGATCCTGACCGGGGGTGAGGCCCTGCCCATGCTCCTCCTGACACTGGGGGAGGAGGACGGGAGGGTATTCCCCCTGAATTCCGACACCATTGCCCTTGGCAGGGAAGACCTGCCGAATGAGGCCAGGTATACCCCGGCAACAGACATTATCCTTCCCGCTTCGTATGCCGCCGTTTCCCGGGTGTCCCGGCCCCATGCACGGCTGAGCCGTACGGGAGAACAATGGCGGCTGGAAGACTGCGGAAGTACCGGCCAGACCATGGTGAACGGTGTCCCCCTGGGGAGAGGCGAGAAGAGGCCGGTCATCGGGGGCGACATAATCGATCTCGCAAACGGGGTCGGAAGTGCCCGGTTTGTCGTGATTGGCCCTGATAGTGATGAGGGATGA